The Verrucomicrobiia bacterium genome contains a region encoding:
- a CDS encoding tetratricopeptide repeat protein, producing the protein MRIPGSLSLLVGLLTVAMAAPAQTSRSRRDRDGAVEAAPASRAPTTFAPLPVEHPLSGIWNDPDFVRRLIGSYGFLSEAEPRMTAEEQALLRDRIVPLLQEDPLKAVEPLEALIQPSGSAVFEYTLGTVYFQNEQFGQAVRYYEQALAKFPDYRRAQRNLALALVRDGRYSEAIRPLARTLALGGWDGRILGLLGFAYLNESRFASAAGAYSQATIFEPDNVDYKLGLVKAWIGLNQFDAAVAMLDELIQQFPERESLWSLQANVFIQQERSDAAIVNLEILRQLGHAGGAQLALLGDLYLMREHADLALAVYLEAVAKDGAATASRGLRPAGILVSRGAWEPARTLIAAIREAGELEGDNALTLLKLEARVAVGTGNTEEGIAMLEEIARRNPLDGDVLLLAGDVLARNGQAEKAAFRYESAARIEGFEADALLKHAQLKVQQQKYAEAVEMLRRAQRIRPRDNVARYLERVEQVAARARS; encoded by the coding sequence ATGAGAATTCCCGGAAGCCTCTCCTTGCTGGTCGGGCTGCTGACGGTGGCGATGGCGGCCCCAGCGCAGACCTCGCGGTCGCGGCGGGACCGTGACGGAGCCGTGGAGGCGGCGCCGGCGTCCAGGGCACCGACCACCTTCGCGCCCCTGCCGGTGGAGCATCCGCTGTCGGGGATCTGGAACGACCCGGACTTCGTGCGGCGACTGATCGGGAGCTACGGGTTTCTTTCGGAGGCCGAGCCGCGGATGACGGCGGAGGAGCAGGCGTTGTTACGGGACCGCATCGTGCCGCTGTTGCAGGAGGATCCGTTGAAGGCGGTGGAACCGCTGGAAGCGCTCATTCAGCCGTCGGGCTCGGCGGTGTTCGAGTACACGCTGGGGACGGTGTATTTCCAGAATGAGCAGTTCGGGCAGGCGGTGCGGTACTACGAGCAGGCCCTGGCGAAGTTTCCGGACTACCGGAGGGCGCAGCGGAACCTGGCCTTGGCGCTGGTGCGGGACGGCCGGTATTCCGAGGCGATCCGGCCGCTGGCCCGGACGCTGGCCCTGGGCGGGTGGGACGGGCGGATTCTGGGGCTGCTTGGATTCGCGTATCTGAACGAGAGCCGGTTCGCCTCCGCGGCCGGGGCGTATTCCCAGGCGACGATCTTCGAGCCGGACAACGTGGATTACAAACTCGGGCTGGTGAAGGCCTGGATCGGGCTGAACCAGTTCGATGCAGCGGTCGCGATGCTCGACGAGTTGATCCAGCAATTCCCCGAGCGGGAAAGCCTGTGGTCCCTCCAGGCCAACGTCTTCATCCAGCAGGAGCGGTCCGATGCGGCCATCGTCAACCTCGAGATCCTGCGTCAGCTCGGGCACGCGGGCGGAGCCCAACTGGCGCTGCTCGGGGACCTGTACCTGATGCGGGAACACGCCGACCTGGCGTTGGCCGTGTACCTTGAAGCCGTCGCGAAGGACGGTGCGGCCACGGCCTCGCGGGGGTTGCGTCCGGCGGGCATCCTGGTGAGCCGGGGCGCGTGGGAGCCGGCGCGCACGTTGATCGCGGCCATCCGCGAGGCGGGAGAACTGGAAGGGGACAACGCCCTGACCCTGCTGAAGCTGGAGGCGCGGGTGGCGGTGGGGACGGGCAACACGGAAGAGGGAATCGCCATGCTCGAGGAGATCGCCCGGCGCAACCCGCTGGATGGCGACGTGCTCCTGCTGGCGGGGGATGTCCTGGCGCGGAACGGGCAGGCGGAGAAGGCCGCCTTCCGGTACGAATCCGCGGCGCGGATCGAAGGGTTCGAGGCGGACGCGCTCCTGAAGCACGCCCAGCTCAAGGTGCAGCAGCAGAAGTACGCCGAGGCGGTCGAAATGCTGCGCCGCGCGCAGCGGATCCGTCCGCGCGACAACGTGGCCCGCTACCTGGAGCGGGTGGAACAGGTGGCGGCCCGGGCGCGTTCCTGA
- a CDS encoding energy transducer TonB — MRRVYRPPEERIGLGVSTVLAGLLALGVFLVLPLTQMASSRLNKDLTLRRVDAAQLQAPETEPEPPPPPPPEETPPEPPPPPMADAPPPMDFNVSLDVAVGSGGAMAMGFGGLGAGSEGTGLDVFDISELERRPEAISQVAPVYPPELRRARVEGMVTVVFLLDEEGRVHDPRVESSSHPEFERPSLEAVRRWRFKPGMKDGEPVKTYLRLPLRFRLSGS, encoded by the coding sequence ATGCGCCGAGTTTATCGACCCCCGGAAGAACGCATCGGACTCGGGGTGTCCACGGTGCTGGCGGGGTTGCTGGCACTGGGGGTGTTCCTGGTGCTGCCGCTGACGCAGATGGCGTCGAGCCGGTTGAACAAGGACCTGACCCTGCGACGGGTGGATGCGGCCCAACTGCAGGCCCCGGAGACCGAGCCCGAACCGCCGCCGCCGCCGCCTCCCGAGGAGACCCCGCCGGAACCGCCGCCGCCGCCGATGGCCGATGCGCCGCCCCCGATGGACTTCAACGTGAGCCTCGATGTGGCGGTGGGATCGGGCGGGGCGATGGCGATGGGGTTCGGAGGGCTTGGGGCGGGGAGCGAGGGAACCGGGCTGGATGTCTTCGACATCAGTGAACTCGAACGCCGGCCCGAGGCGATTTCCCAGGTGGCACCGGTGTATCCCCCGGAGCTGCGGCGGGCGCGGGTGGAGGGGATGGTCACGGTGGTGTTCCTGCTCGACGAGGAGGGGCGGGTGCACGATCCGCGGGTCGAGAGTTCCTCCCATCCCGAATTCGAGCGGCCATCCCTCGAGGCGGTGCGGCGATGGCGGTTCAAACCTGGCATGAAGGACGGGGAGCCGGTGAAGACGTACCTGCGGTTGCCCCTGCGGTTCCGGTTGAGCGGTTCCTGA
- a CDS encoding biopolymer transporter ExbD, translating to MRYRRSVTDTEEVSDINVSPLIDMVFILLIFFIVTTTFVEETGVDVDKPQAASASQLDKNSILLAVTPQGQVVYGGREIGLSGVRPLVKRLTDKEKLPVIIQADQQATAGLLTRVIDEAILGGAKNVSLAARPGGG from the coding sequence ATGAGATACCGACGTTCCGTGACCGACACCGAGGAAGTGAGCGACATCAACGTGTCGCCGCTGATCGACATGGTGTTCATCCTGCTGATCTTCTTCATCGTGACGACCACCTTTGTGGAGGAGACCGGGGTGGACGTGGACAAGCCGCAGGCGGCGTCGGCGTCGCAACTCGACAAGAACAGCATCCTGCTGGCGGTCACGCCGCAGGGGCAGGTGGTGTACGGGGGGCGGGAGATCGGGTTGAGCGGGGTGCGACCGCTGGTGAAGCGGCTGACCGACAAGGAAAAGCTCCCGGTGATCATCCAGGCGGATCAGCAGGCGACCGCCGGGCTGCTTACGCGGGTGATCGATGAGGCCATTCTTGGCGGCGCAAAGAACGTGAGCCTGGCCGCCCGGCCGGGGGGAGGCTGA
- a CDS encoding MotA/TolQ/ExbB proton channel family protein, producing MATLERILEIWRAGGWVMLPLLAICLTMFFVGVRLWLSVRGRGGRMVEERTWMEWVVEPRRGEGWAGEVIRYTQDEVTSVEDIHRRFSEVAVAELGPVDRQLAWLGTLVAAAPLVGLLGTVLGMLVTFQALAAGGGGGQVTEAMAAGISQALFPPEVGLCIALPGLILIQVIRRRRAEFEAFLARLESVTTQRFNRAGTLGGGRPSMAPGA from the coding sequence ATGGCCACGCTTGAACGGATTCTGGAGATCTGGCGGGCGGGCGGCTGGGTGATGCTCCCGTTGCTGGCGATCTGCCTGACGATGTTCTTCGTCGGGGTGCGGCTCTGGCTGTCGGTGCGGGGGCGCGGGGGGCGGATGGTGGAGGAACGGACCTGGATGGAATGGGTGGTGGAACCGCGTCGGGGGGAGGGATGGGCGGGCGAGGTGATCCGGTACACACAGGACGAAGTGACCTCGGTGGAGGACATCCACCGGCGTTTCTCCGAGGTGGCGGTGGCGGAACTGGGACCGGTGGACCGGCAACTGGCGTGGCTGGGAACGCTGGTGGCGGCGGCGCCGCTGGTGGGATTGCTGGGGACGGTCTTGGGGATGCTGGTGACGTTCCAGGCCCTGGCGGCGGGCGGCGGGGGGGGGCAGGTCACCGAGGCGATGGCGGCGGGGATTTCGCAGGCGTTGTTTCCGCCCGAGGTCGGGCTGTGCATCGCCTTGCCCGGGCTGATCCTGATCCAGGTGATCCGGCGTCGGCGGGCGGAGTTCGAGGCCTTTCTGGCCCGGTTGGAAAGTGTGACGACCCAGCGGTTCAACCGGGCCGGGACGTTGGGCGGCGGGAGACCCTCCATGGCACCAGGCGCATGA
- a CDS encoding MotA/TolQ/ExbB proton channel family protein, with translation MKTSLLWVLAGMLAGGSALANETLTGLQAGSASRLEAALAELSELRQRIEAERLPLAESVNGLERQVLDRRRELDRAERANENALVVLNAERALARARGEEVRFVEALLGEYLRVFETRIHIAEVDRWAEGIGAAKESGSGLGREPSERLEGMLGVIDLALDRLGEVSGGARFEGKALTAAGRLETGTFRLLGPVAYFTSGESDAAGLAELQLGSAGPTVVPLGPQETGWIRAFSASGAGPLPVDVTGGNALKLARTKDGLVEHVKKGGPVMVPILALGLFAVGMFGGKWFQLARVRIATPLDLQGILASLKAGNRDQAMAKARGVAGPVGRMIERAIGHVDEPKEYIEEVMYEEMLQTKPRMEKWLPFIALSAAAAPLLGLLGTVTGMINTFNMITVFGTGDPKTLAGGISEALITTEFGLIVAIPSLLLHSVLSRKVKAVLGSMEQTTVAFINGLEQPGLKGAATHGHA, from the coding sequence ATGAAAACGAGTCTTCTTTGGGTTCTGGCGGGGATGCTGGCGGGCGGTTCGGCGTTGGCGAACGAGACCCTGACCGGGTTGCAGGCGGGATCCGCGAGCCGGCTCGAGGCCGCTCTGGCGGAGTTGTCCGAACTGCGTCAGCGCATCGAGGCGGAGCGGCTGCCGCTGGCGGAGTCGGTGAACGGGTTGGAGCGGCAGGTGCTCGACCGGCGACGGGAACTCGACCGGGCGGAGCGTGCGAACGAGAACGCCCTGGTGGTGCTCAACGCGGAGCGTGCCCTGGCACGGGCGCGGGGCGAGGAAGTGCGGTTCGTCGAGGCGCTGCTGGGCGAGTATCTGAGGGTGTTCGAGACGCGGATTCACATTGCCGAGGTGGACCGATGGGCGGAGGGGATCGGAGCGGCGAAAGAGTCGGGTTCCGGGCTGGGTCGGGAGCCGTCCGAGCGGCTGGAGGGGATGCTGGGGGTGATTGATCTGGCGTTGGACCGGCTGGGCGAGGTTTCGGGGGGGGCGCGATTCGAGGGCAAGGCGTTGACCGCGGCGGGGCGTCTGGAGACGGGGACCTTCCGGCTGCTGGGACCGGTGGCGTATTTCACGAGCGGGGAGAGCGACGCGGCGGGACTGGCGGAACTGCAGTTGGGTTCGGCGGGGCCGACGGTGGTGCCGCTGGGGCCGCAGGAGACCGGATGGATCCGGGCGTTTTCGGCATCGGGTGCGGGGCCGTTGCCGGTGGATGTCACGGGAGGCAATGCGCTCAAGCTGGCGCGGACCAAGGACGGGCTGGTGGAGCATGTGAAGAAGGGCGGGCCGGTGATGGTGCCGATCCTGGCGCTGGGGTTGTTCGCGGTGGGGATGTTCGGGGGGAAATGGTTTCAGCTCGCGCGGGTCCGGATTGCGACGCCCCTGGACCTGCAGGGGATCCTGGCGTCCCTGAAGGCGGGCAACCGGGACCAGGCGATGGCGAAGGCGCGCGGCGTGGCGGGTCCGGTGGGGAGGATGATCGAGCGGGCGATCGGGCATGTGGACGAGCCGAAGGAGTACATCGAGGAGGTGATGTACGAGGAGATGCTGCAGACCAAGCCACGGATGGAGAAGTGGCTGCCGTTCATCGCGCTGTCGGCGGCGGCGGCGCCGTTGCTGGGGCTGCTGGGGACGGTCACGGGGATGATCAACACGTTCAACATGATCACCGTGTTCGGGACGGGCGATCCGAAGACCCTGGCGGGGGGGATCTCGGAGGCGCTGATCACCACCGAGTTCGGGTTGATCGTGGCGATTCCGTCGTTGCTGCTGCACTCGGTGTTGTCCCGGAAGGTCAAGGCCGTGCTGGGGAGCATGGAACAGACGACGGTGGCGTTTATCAACGGCCTGGAGCAGCCCGGGTTGAAGGGGGCGGCGACGCATGGCCACGCTTGA
- a CDS encoding DUF3450 family protein, which translates to MRIMVILMGVLAFPAGAFAAAEGTLAGARQWVTEWVRTQELLSRTRTEWERDSELLRQTAGLYERELRSIEERLGGFTTNTTQIDRDLAEARAELELGEKALGVARDRVGRYEARLREWAPRLPAPLRSQIDPLVRRIPAEAAASGRAGVMERLQNVVGILHEIDKFNAAVTVVSEVQRRPEGAEVQVETVYLGLGQAWFTDRSGRYSGVGRPGPDGWVWEVRPEVGPAVRRAIAMYRDEAPPTFVGLPVQLP; encoded by the coding sequence ATGCGGATCATGGTCATTCTGATGGGAGTGCTGGCGTTTCCGGCCGGGGCGTTTGCAGCGGCCGAGGGGACGCTGGCCGGGGCGCGTCAATGGGTGACGGAATGGGTTCGGACCCAGGAACTGCTGTCGCGGACGCGGACGGAATGGGAGCGGGACAGCGAGTTATTGCGCCAGACGGCAGGATTGTACGAGCGCGAGCTGAGATCGATCGAGGAACGGTTGGGCGGATTCACCACCAACACGACGCAGATCGACCGGGATTTGGCAGAGGCACGGGCGGAGTTGGAATTGGGGGAGAAGGCGCTGGGGGTGGCGCGGGACCGGGTGGGGAGATACGAGGCACGACTCCGGGAATGGGCACCGCGGTTGCCGGCGCCGTTGCGCAGCCAGATTGATCCGCTGGTGCGACGGATCCCGGCGGAGGCGGCGGCCAGCGGCCGGGCCGGGGTGATGGAACGGCTGCAGAACGTGGTGGGGATCCTGCACGAGATCGACAAGTTCAACGCCGCGGTGACGGTGGTGAGCGAGGTGCAGCGACGTCCGGAGGGCGCGGAAGTGCAGGTGGAAACCGTGTATCTGGGACTGGGCCAGGCGTGGTTCACGGATCGGTCGGGGCGGTACAGCGGCGTGGGCCGGCCGGGTCCGGACGGCTGGGTATGGGAGGTGCGACCCGAGGTGGGGCCGGCGGTGCGGCGGGCGATCGCCATGTATCGGGACGAGGCACCGCCGACGTTTGTGGGATTGCCGGTTCAACTGCCGTGA
- a CDS encoding DUF1559 domain-containing protein, with product MKAPRTRPSLPGFTLIELLVVIAIIAILASMLLPALAKAKSKAQGISCLNNTKQMMLGWRMYVEDNDERLPGAYAAKGGPNERYAWVVGIMDYNGGNRSNWDVNEDLAKSPLAPYIGNSYGIFRCPADKSSVQVTAGDRRGQRLPRVRSISMNSWVGGNYEDVRANQLSWWHVTAPRMALYLKSTDMKDPGPSQTWVLIDEREDSINDGFWVISMDGYPNTAQTKIVDYPASYHNGAAGLSFADGHSEIRRWVDPRTRPALRPNGTIPLNVASPNNRDVVWLQERTTRPQ from the coding sequence ATGAAAGCGCCGAGGACCCGTCCCTCCCTTCCCGGATTCACCCTGATCGAACTGCTGGTGGTCATCGCCATCATTGCGATCCTCGCCTCCATGCTCCTGCCCGCCCTGGCCAAGGCAAAAAGCAAGGCCCAGGGCATCTCCTGCCTCAACAACACCAAGCAGATGATGCTCGGCTGGCGCATGTATGTGGAGGACAACGACGAACGCCTACCCGGCGCCTACGCCGCCAAGGGAGGCCCCAACGAGCGCTACGCCTGGGTGGTCGGCATCATGGACTACAACGGCGGCAACCGCTCCAACTGGGATGTCAACGAAGACCTCGCCAAAAGCCCCCTCGCCCCCTACATCGGCAACAGCTACGGCATCTTCCGATGCCCCGCTGACAAATCCTCCGTCCAGGTCACCGCCGGCGATCGCCGCGGCCAGCGCCTCCCCCGTGTCCGCAGCATCTCCATGAATTCATGGGTCGGCGGCAATTACGAGGATGTCCGCGCCAATCAGCTCTCCTGGTGGCATGTCACCGCCCCGCGCATGGCTCTCTATCTCAAATCCACCGACATGAAGGATCCCGGCCCGTCCCAAACCTGGGTCCTCATCGACGAGCGCGAAGACAGCATCAACGACGGCTTCTGGGTGATCTCCATGGACGGCTACCCCAACACCGCCCAGACCAAGATCGTCGATTACCCCGCCAGCTACCATAACGGCGCCGCCGGCCTCTCCTTTGCCGATGGCCACTCCGAAATCCGCCGCTGGGTCGATCCCCGGACCCGGCCGGCGCTCCGCCCCAATGGCACCATCCCGCTCAATGTGGCTTCGCCCAACAACCGGGATGTCGTCTGGCTCCAGGAACGTACCACCCGCCCGCAGTAG